From Alligator mississippiensis isolate rAllMis1 chromosome 9, rAllMis1, whole genome shotgun sequence, one genomic window encodes:
- the SMIM32 gene encoding small integral membrane protein 32, with product MYSELLNSTSATEAHLIIQTNTPYLSSTQRPVSSSAFYMSTARVLKEGEINKPDLVTYIVLFFFLLLTVTIIVLFINCQLKNSFFATLPYDRSLREARSPWKTQAV from the coding sequence ATGTATAGTGAATTGTTAAATTCAACCAGTGCCACCGAAGCCCACCTAATCATACAGACCAACACCCCCTACCTGAGCAGCACGCAGAGACCAGTGAGCTCCTCAGCCTTTTACATGTCAACTGCCAGGGTCTTAAAAGAAGGGGAAATAAATAAGCCAGATCTGGTGACATATATAGTCCTGTTTTTCTTCCTGCTCTTGACTGTGACAATAATTGTGCTTTTTATTAACTGTCAGCTGAAAAATTCTTTCTTTGCGACTCTGCCTTATGACAGATCACTCAGAGAAGCAAGGAGCCCGTGGAAAACGCAAGCTGTCTAA